One Lagenorhynchus albirostris chromosome 8, mLagAlb1.1, whole genome shotgun sequence genomic region harbors:
- the LOC132524297 gene encoding LOW QUALITY PROTEIN: nucleosome assembly protein 1-like 1 (The sequence of the model RefSeq protein was modified relative to this genomic sequence to represent the inferred CDS: deleted 1 base in 1 codon) produces the protein MADIDNKEQSELDQDLDNVEEVEEEETGEETKIKARQLTVQMMQNPQILTVLQERLDGLVETPTGHIESLPRVVKRHVNALKDLQVKYAQIEAKFYEEVHDVERKYVVLYQPLFDKRFEIINAIYEPTEEECEWKPDEEDEISEELKEKAKTEDEKKDEEKEDPKGILDFWLTIFKNVDLLSDMVQDHDEPILKHLKDIKVKFSDAGQPMGFVLEFHFEPNEYFTDEVLTKTYRTRSEPNDSDPFSFDGPEIMGCTGCQIDRKKGKNVTLKTIKKKQKHKGCGTVHTVTKTVSNDSFFNFFAPPEVPESGDLDDAAEAILVEDFDVGHFLHECIIPRSERIIKSIYFTGEVIEDDDDDYDEEGEEADEEGEEGDEENDPDYDPKKNQNPAECKQQ, from the exons ATGGCAGACATAGACAACAAAGAACAGTCTGAACTTGATCAAGATTTGGACAACGTTGAAgaagtagaagaagaagaaactggtgaagaaacaaaaatcaaagcacGTCAGCTGACTGTTCAGATGATGCAAAATCCTCAGATTCTTACAGTCCTTCAAGAAAGACTTGATGGTCTGGTAGAAACACCAACAGGACACATTGAAAGCTTGCCTAGGGTAGTTAAAAGACACGTGAATGCTCTCAAAGACCTTCAAGTTAAATATGCACAGATAGAAGCCAAGTTCTATGAGGAAGTTCATGATGTTGAAAGAAAGTATGTTGTTCTCTATCAACCTCTATTTGATAAGCGATTTGAGATCATCAATGCTATTTATGAACCTACAGAAGAAGAATGTGAATGGAAACCAGATGAGGAAGATGAAATTTCAGAGGAACTAAAAGAAAAGGCCAAGActgaagatgagaaaaaggatgaagaaaaagaagaccccaaaggAATTCTTGACTTTTGGTTGACCATTTTTAAGAATGTTGACTTGCTCAGTGATATGGTTCAGGACCATGATGAACCTATTCTGAAGCACTTGAAAGATATTAAAGTGAAGTTCTCAGATGCTGGTCAGCCTATGGGTTTTGTCTTAGAATTTCACTTTGAACCCAATGAATATTTCACAGATGAAGTGTTGACAAAGACGTATAGGACGAGGTCAGAACCAAATGATTCTgatcctttttcttttgatgGACCAGAAATTATGGGTTGTACAGGGTGCCAGATAGataggaaaaaagggaagaatgtCACTTTGAAAACCATTAAGAAGAAGCAGAAACACAAGGGATGTGGGACAGTTCATACTGTGACCAAAACAGTTTCTAATgactctttctttaatttttttgcccCTCCTGAAGTTCCTGAGAGTGGAGATCTGGATGATGCTGCTGAAGCTATCCTTGTTGAGGACTTTGATGTTGGTCACTTTTTACATGAGTGCATAATCCCGAGATCAGAGCGCATAATCAAG TCAATATACTTTACTGGAGAAGTtattgaagatgatgatgatgattatgatgaagAAGGTGAAGAAGCGgatgaggaaggggaagaaggagatgaggaaaatgatCCAGACTATGAcccaaagaaaaatcaaaacccaGCAGAGTGCAAGCAGCAGTGA